From the genome of Phycodurus eques isolate BA_2022a chromosome 22, UOR_Pequ_1.1, whole genome shotgun sequence, one region includes:
- the sypl1 gene encoding synaptophysin-like protein 1, with translation MTEFIVEPFPSLVTFFSAHFLQREQQTHVTMSNHAYFFFFFFFFLPPCVGPTSPTQHCSGLHKKKKKKFWTQVVMTGFRLNLSPLKEPLGFVKLVEWLTAIFAFGSCGGFVAKNIVSVFCGDGRNETLTANFHYPFRLSEVALIEGNSTICNHSVGTTHLMGDSSSAAEFFVGVAIVCFLYSMAALLVYLGYMHVYKNSDFGPILDFVITAVIVFLWLVCSSAWAKGLQNVKDATDTEGIGATVALCKGGNITCEVTEFANLRTLNISVVFGYLNMFVWAGNAWFVYKETRWHSQKISTQPGPGRQQVPAAI, from the exons ATGACCGAATTCATCGTCGAACCTTTCCCTTCTCTCGTCACTTTTTTCAGTGCTCATTTTTTGCAGCGTGAGCAGCAGACCCACGTCACGATGTCAAATCacgcctatttttttttttttttttttttttttttgcctccgtGTGTGGGACCAACATCACCGACTCAACACTGTTCAGgactccacaaaaaaaaaaaaaaaaagttttggacCCAAGTCGTGATGACCGGATTTCGGCTCAACTTGTCACCGCTGAAGGAGCCACTGGGCTTCGTCAAACTAGTGGAGTGG CTCACTGCCATATTTGCTTTTGGAAGCTGCGGCGGCTTCGTGGCCAAGAACATCGTGTCCGTCTTCTGCGGCGATGGCAGGAACGAAACGCTCACCGCGAACTTCCACTACCCCTTTAG GTTAAGCGAAGTGGCGCTCATCGAGGGAAACTCCACGATATGTAACCACTCCGTCGGGACCACGCACCTGATGGGTGACTCGTCCTCCGCGGCCGAGTTCTTCGTGGGCGTCGCCATCGTCTGCTTCCTGTACAGCATGGCCGCCCTATTAGTTTATTTGGGATACATGCACGTTTACAAGAACTCTGACTTTGGACCCATTTTG GACTTTGTGATCACGGCGGTCATAGTGTTCCTGTGGCTGGTGTGTTCGTCCGCTTGGGCCAAGGGTCTGCAGAACGTGAAGGACGCCACGGACACCGAAGGCATCGGCGCCACCGTCGCGCTCTGCAAGGGCGGCAACATCACCTGCGAGGTCACCGAGTTCGCCAACCTGCGCACGCTCAACATCTCCGTG GTATTTGGCTACCTCAATATGTTCGTGTGGGCCGGCAACGCCTGGTTTGTGTACAAGGAGACTCGCTGGCACTCGCAGAAAATCTCAACCCAACCGGGACCGGGGAGGCAGCAGGTTCCAGCGGCTATCTAA